CACGCACGAACAGGTTGGAAGGACGGCGATAGACCGGCACGTTGAAGACATCGCTCTGGGTCCGCGATCCCTCCAGAACCGGCTCGTAATAGCCGGTCACGAAGCCCGCATCTTCCCCAAGCCGCGAGATCTGCAGCGGCACGAAATGCGTTTCGAAGAACGCGCGCGCCCGCGCCGGCTCCGTGATCTCGCCGGCGCGCGCCGCCTGGCATGGCTCGCGCAGCGACGCGCCGAGCGCCTTTGGCGCGGAGGCCGATGCGGCAGGCTGCGCCACGATCGGCCTGCAGCTCACGCGAAACGCCTTGAAGGCGGCGACGTGATCGTCGCTGCTCCAGCCGGGAACGTCGGCCCAGGCCAGCGGAATGTACTGGCTGCCGGCGACCTCGAGCGGAAGGGCAAGGGATGGATAGGGCAGATGGCGCGGGGCCGGTGCGGGTTCGGCCTGGCGTGCGTGATGCAGACGCCGCGCACCATAGGCGACGAGCGGAACGAGCGACAGCACAACCGCGATCGTGCAAAATGCCGCGGCATATCGTCCGAGGCGAACCGAACCGATGCTAGTGGGCGCTACCCGTCCCAACCAGCTTCCAATTCGGGTCGCGCGAATTCGTGTCGCGAGCGAATGTCCAGACATCGGTGATATCGGCAACCTTGTCCGGATTGCCGTCGACAATGGTGCCGGCCTTGTCGCGGGTGACGGAAATCATCTGCGACACGAAACGAACGGTGAGCTGGACGGTGCGGTCGCGGGCTTCCGCGCCCACGAGCTCCGCCTTGTCGATCGAGACGAAGCGCGTCTCGGTCTTCTGCTCGTGCTTCTCGCGATCCTTGATCGCGGCGTCGAAGCTTTCATAGACCTCCGGCGACAGGAGATCGCGCAGCGCGCGGCGATCCCCGTTGGCAAAGGCGAGCACGATCATCTCGTAGGCGCTGCGCGCGCCTGAGAGGAAATGCCGCGGATCGAACGAGGAATCGAGCGTTGCGACGGCGTCGAGCCCCTGGGCCAGCGACGTGCCCGGCTCGGCGATGCTCTTCCACCGGTCGGTCGGCGGGGTGACCTCGGCGCTCGGCGCCAGCGGCGCCTGGTCGATCACCTTGCCCGGCATCGGCACGACATTGGCGTCCTGCGCGCCTTGCACCGCATTGCGGGCGGCGCGATCGAACGGCGGCCGCTCGCTGCCGGTGCGCTGCCCGAGGACGCTGCGCAGGCGCAGGAAAATGAACACGGCCAGCGCCAGGAAGATGATCGTATAGATGTCCACGTCGTTTCGCTTTCTGGTCTCTACCGGCAACGGGCTCGGCGTGAGAAGCGTTCCCCGCATTACAAGGGAACGGCAGAGATTACATCATCGATTCAAGTCCGCCCGATGTAGGCACGAAATCTTGCTCGGCCAATGGCGTTTATCGTCACGGGATTGTAGCGCGTTTTAGGCGTGAGGGGAAACCCGTTCCTGCCTGGAAATCGCGCATATTCAATCATTTAACCTTGTTGCATCGTGAGCATTCCGGCATTCCGGCCGCTGATAACCGTTAGGGCATTTAAGCGGCCAAGCGACGCGGGCTTAGCTTGTGGAGCAAGGCGGGCCTATGATAGCCACTCGCCCCGACGGCCGCATTTTGGCCTCCCGCGCGCCCTTCAAAACCGAAAACGGGCCTGATGCCCGCGCCCCAGGAGACATTCGATGACCAACGGCAACGGCACTTCTCCCGAGGCGGCCCCTCCTCCGCAGCTCAACGTGCTGGCGCAGTACACCAAGGACCTGTCGTTCGAGAACCCGAACGCCCCGGCCTCGCTTTCACCGCAGCCGCAGCCGCCCCAGATCAACATCCAGATCAATGTCGGCGCCAACAACATCGCCCAGAACGAATATGAAGTGACGCTCTCGGTCGAGGGCAAGGCCGAGAACGCCGGCAAGCTGATGTTTTCCTTCGAGCTGATCTACGCCGGCGTGTTCCGGATCGTGAACGTGCCGCAGGAAAACCTGCATCCGCTGATCATGATCGAATGTCCGCGGCTGTTGTTCCCGTTCGCCCGCGAGATCATCGCAACTGCGGTGCGCGACGGCGGTTTCCCGCCGCTGATGCTGGACCCGGTCGATTTCGTCGGCCTGTACCGCCAGAATATGGAACGGCAGGCGGCCGCGCAAGGTGTCGGCGTCAAGCCGAGCTGATTGCCCGGCGCGATTGCGGCCGAAAAAAGCCGGACACCCGTTTATCGAACGTCAGATCCGCTCCACCAGGAACTCGTTCCAGATCGGCTTGTCGCCGAGCGTGGCGATGAAGGCGCGGTGCGCCTCGCGCTCGGCGTCCGTGAGGCGAGGAACAAGAGGCGACGGCCGCTGCCGGCGCGGCATGTCGCCGGACATGCCGATGCGGATCTCGCGGGTCTCCGCTGCCAGGATGAGCTGCGACTGCCGCGCCCCGATCAGGTCGATATAGACTTCGGCCAGCAGCTCGGCGTCGAGCAAGGCGCCATGCTTGGTGCGGCGGGAATTGTCGATCGCATATCGCGAGCAGAGATCGTCGAGCCGGTTCGAGACGCCGGGATGCTTGCGCCGCGCCAACAAAAGGGTGTCGACCAGCCGGTCGCGGGTGATCGCCGGCCGCTTGATCCGATCGAGCTCGGCATTGATGAAGCTGATGTCGAACGAGGCGTTGTGGATCACCAGCGGCGCGTCGGCGATGAAGGCGAGAAAATCCTCGACGATCTCGGTAAACAGCGGCTGGCCGGCCAGGAATTCGGTCGACAGCCCGTGCACGGCGAAGGCTTCCGCCGGCATGTCCCGCTCGGGATTGATGTAGCGGTGAAACGTCTGCCCGGTCGGCATGCGGTTGAAGATCTCGATGCAGCCGACCTCGACCAGGCGATCGCCCCGCAGGGGATCGAGGCCGGTGGTTTCGGTATCGAGGACGATCTCGCGCATGGGTCTTTCGAAAGATACTAGTGTGGAGGTTCGGAAGTTCTCTTCATTTGTGCAGCGAGTTCGTCAAGAGAACTTCCGAACCACCAGAATTATAAGCTTGCCAGTGTCCCTTCAAATCCGAAGTTCGCAAGAGAGCCCGCCGCAAAATGATGCGAACCTCGGACTTGGGACACTACCGACGAATCAGTTCCGCCGCCGCGGCATCTTAGCAACCTCGCGCAGGATGTCGCGGATTTGCGCCCGCACGGGGTCGAGCCCGTGCGACGTATCCACGACGAAATCCGCGCGCTGGCGCTTCTCGGCATCTGGCATCTGCCGCGCCAGGATCGCGTCGAGTTTCGCATCCGTCATGTTGTCCCGCGACAGGATGCGCTGGCGCTGGTTTTCCGGCGATGTCGTCACCACCGCAACCGCATCGACCCGCTTCTCGCCGCCGGTCTCATAGAGCAGGGGAATATCGACCACGGCGACCGCCGCGCCGGAGCGCTCTGCTTCGTCGAGAAACTGCTGGTGATGCGCGCGCAGCATCGGATGCACGATCGCCTCCAGCCGCTTCATCGCCGCGGGATCATGCACGACCTTGGCCGACAGCAGCGCGCGGTCGACCTTTCCGTTGACGGTGGTTCCGGGAAAGGCGGCCTCGATCGCCGGCGCCGCCTCGCCTTCGTAGATTTTATGGACGGTGGCATCGGCGTCGTAGACGGGAACGCCCGCCTCCGCGAACAGTTTTGCGGTCGTGGACTTTCCCATCCCAATCGACCCGGTCAAACCAAGTATTCGCATTCCCTTCTCTCTGCTCATACCGCCAGCAACCCCTCGCTGCGCAGGAAGCCGAGCAGCGGCAGAAGCGGCAGGCCGAGGATCGTGAAATGATCGCCTTCGATCCTCTCGAACAGATGCACGCCAAGTCGCTCGAGCTGATAGGCGCTGACACTTGCCGTGACTGCTTCGCCCGCCGCATCCAGATAGGCCGCGATTTCGCCTTCGGTCAGCGATCGCATGGTCATGCGTGCCACCGCAACCGTTTCGAACAGGATCGCGGTATCGCGCGCCACCGCAACCGCGGAGTGAAGCTCATGAGTCCGGCCGGCTAGGTCGCGCAATTGCGCCGCGGCCTGTGCGCGGCCGCCTGGCTTGTTGAACAAGCGACTGCCCAGCGCAAGCGTCTGGTCGGCGCCGACGACATGACGTCCGGGTTTTTGCGCACTTACGGCGAGCGCCTTTTCGCGCGCCAGCCGCGACGCAACTTCGCCTGGACCTGACAAGCCTGCCGACTGCTCAATCGCACGCTCGTCGATATCGGCCGGCACGGGCTCGAAGCGGATGCCGGCATCGGCGAGCAGCGTCTGCCGTGCCCGGCTTTGCGATGCCAGGATCAGGGGCTCGGTCCCGCGCCAGATCGTCATCGGCTGGTACCCGGTTTCCGAAGTTCGCGAGTCACTGCGGCAATCTCTGTGGTGGACTTCAAATCGGCGGTGCCAGTCACTCTACCGATGCCGCTGCCGGTCGGTATAGAGCTTCAGGATGGCCGCCGCGGTTTCCTCGATCGAGCGGCGAGTGACGTCGAGCTGCGGCCAGTTGAATCGCGCGCTCAACCGCCGCGCATAGGCGACCTCGTCGGTCACGGCCTGCTTGTCGATATATTCATCGCTGCCGGAACTCGCGCCCATGCTCAACAGCCGGTTCTGCCGCACCTGGATCAATCGTTCCGGTGTCGCATGCAGGCTGACCACGAGCGGCTTGGTCAGGCTCTCGAGCTGCCGCGGCAGCTGAATACCCGGCACCAGCGGCACATTGGCGGTGCGGATGCCGCGGTTGGCGAGATAGATCGAGGTCGGCGTCTTGGAGGTGCGCGACACTCCAACCAGCACCACGTCGGCGTCTTCGAGGCCTTCGACATGCTGACCATCATCATGAATCATCGTGTAGTTCAGTGCGTCGATGCGCTTGAAATATTCGGCGTTGAGCACGTGCTGCGCGCCGACCCGGCCTGCGGTCGCGGCACCCAGATAGGCCTCGAACAACTGCATCACCGGCCCGATGATCGACAGGCTCGGGATGTTGATCTCCTTGCACTTCGATTCCAGTCGGACCACGAGATCCTTTTCCAGCAACGTGAACAGCACGATGCCCGGCGCCTCCTCGATCTCGTCGAGCACGCGGTCGAGCTGCTTCTGGCTGCGCACCAGCGGATAGACATGCTCGACCGGCGTCACATTGGCGTATTGCGCGGCCACCGCGCGCGCCACCGTGATCAGGGTTTCGCCGGTCGAATCAGAGACCAGATGAAGGTGAAAATAGTTGCCTGTCGTGGGCACGCTGAACCTGTATCCGCTGTGAATCCTTGTGGAGCTCGGTGATGAGAATCGACCGCATCCTCGCTGCTTTGGGACAACCCCGTCCGTTCTTCACACCGCCTCGGGAAAGGAAAACGCTGCGCGGCTTCGGAATGATAGTGGGGTTACCCCGACTTGTCTCTGTATAAGCTCTGGATGAAACGCGGCAAGCCGCTGATTGCAGGATGGTTCTCCGGCTCGTCGCCGGCGGGGATGGCGCCGTTGAAGGATGTGAACAAGCGACCGGCATCGATCGGGCTGTCTTGCGCGAGTGCAATCCACCGTCACTAAAGACTCAAACTTCAAGATTCTAAATTTAGTTAAGGAAGGCTTGCATTGGGGACAGGCCTCGGCACAAACGGATGGTGAGGTTGCGGCATCGATCGCGATGCGCCGCGCCGGCGAGGTACCCATGTACGAGTGGATCAAGGCGCTGCACATCATTGCCGTCATCTCCTGGATGGCGGGCATGCTCTATCTGCCGCGGCTGTTCGTCTATCACTGCGAGGCCGAGCCCGGCTCCCGACAATCCGAAACATTCAAGGTGATGGAGCGTCGCCTGCTCAAGGCGATCATCAATCCCGCGATGATCATGACCTGGCTTGCCGGGCTTTACCTCGTATGGGCCGGGCACTGGTATCTGTCCGGCTGGTTTCACGCCAAATTCCTGCTGGTGCTGGTACTATCCGGCGTTCACGGTTTTTTTTCTCGCTGCGTGAAGGACTTCGCCGCCGACCGGAATACCCGAAGCCAGAAATTCTACCGTATTATCAATGAGGTGCCGACACTGCTGATGATCTTCATCGTGGTCTTGGTGGTCATCAAGCCGTTCTGACAGGCAAACCCGCTCAAAGCTTCCGCACAGCGGCTGCTTGCGAAGCGAAAGGCGATTTTCTATATTGAGGCTATCCCCACCCCACGCAGGCGGATGTGGTCGCGTTCCGGTTCCTTCAAGCGAGCCGGCCGCCGCATCAGGTTTGAAGCCTCTCCGGCGCTTTCCTTGCTTAGACCTGCGGACTCCTCACCTTTTGTGTCCGCTTTTCCCTAAAGCCACCTCGCAAATCTCCCTACCAGTTACCCCACAGGACCACCCCAATGCGGGAAATTAAACTCCAAGACCTCAAGACCAAGACGCCGGCCGAGCTCGTGACGTTTGCGGAAGAAAATGGGGTCGAAAACGCCAGCACCATGCGCAAGCAGGAGCTGATGTTCGCCATTCTCAAGAACCTCGCCGCCGCCGAGACCGACATTGTCGGTGAGGGCGTTGTCGAGGTGCTGGCCGACGGTTTCGGCTTTCTCCGATCACCTGATGCCAATTACCTGCCGGGACCCGACGACATCTATGTCTCGCCCTCGCAGATTCGCCGCTTCGGGCTTCGCACCGGCGACACCATCGAAGGCCATATCCGCAGCCCGAAGGAGGGCGAGCGCTATTTCGCGCTGCTGAAGGTCAACACGCTGAACTTCGAGGATCCCGAGAAGTCCAAGCACAAGGTCAATTTCGACAATCTGACGCCGCTGTTTCCGGACGAGCGCTTCCGGCTCGAGATCGAAGACCCCACCCGGAAAGATCTTTCGGCACGCGTGATCGACATCGTGGCGCCGATCGGCAAGGGCCAGCGCGCGCTGATCGTCGCGCCGCCGCGCACCGGCAAGACGGTGCTGATGCAGAACATCGCGCATTCGATCACCGCCAATCATCCCGAGTGCTACCTGATCGTGCTTCTGATCGATGAGCGCCCCGAGGAAGTCACCGACATGCAGCGCTCGGTGAAGGGCGAGGTGATCTCGTCGACCTTCGACGAACCGGCGGTGCGCCACGTCCAGGTCGCCGAAATGGTGATCGAGAAAGCCAAGCGCCTGGTCGAGCATGGCCGCGACGTCGTGATCCTGCTCGATTCGATCACGCGGCTCGGCCGCGCCTACAACACGGTTGTGCCGTCATCCGGCAAGGTGCTGACCGGCGGTGTCGACGCCAATGCGTTGCAGCGACCGAAGCGCTTCTTCGGTGCGGCGCGCAACATCGAGGAGGGCGGCTCGCTCACCATCATCGCGACCGCGCTGGTCGATACCGGCAGCCGCATGGACGAAGTCATCTTCGAAGAGTTCAAGGGCACCGGCAACTCGGAGCTGATCCTCGACCGCAAGGTTTCGGACAAGCGCACCTTCCCGGCGATCGACATCTCGCGCTCCGGCACGCGCAAGGAAGAGCTGATCACCGATCCGCAGGTGCTGAAGAAGATGTATGTGCTGCGCCGGATCCTCAATCCGATGGGCACGATGGATGCGATCGACTTCCTGCTCGACAAGCTGCGCAACACCAAGAACAACTCGGAGTTCTTCGACTCGATGAACACCTGATTCGCTTGTCGCGAGCGATTTTGGCGGGGCGCCTCTCGATCGGGAGGCGCCCTTTTTCGTGGATCGAGGGTGGCTGCCTATGCTGCAAAAAAGATGCAGCAATCGATGCCCCGGCCTGGTGCCATCAGTCGTTCAAGACTTTGATTTGTTTATATATTTTGCGCGTTCGTTTAAACCGCGAATGATATCAGCCGCTGCCCTGTGATGTTGCAGCGCAATACGGGACGAAAGAGGCGATGCGGACGCTTCCTCAAATCGCATTGCATTGCCTTGAGGCCGCGGACAAATAGGCCATGCATCCACGCGACCAGACGATCTTTGCGCTGTCATCCGGCCGGCCGCCGAGTGCGATCGCCGTCGTTCGCATATCAGGGCGCGAGGCCGGTACGGTGCTCGCGAAGCTCATCGGCAAAATTCCGGCATCGCGCAGGGCGACGCGTGCCGTGTTGCGCGACGCCGATGGCGAACCGATCGATGATGCGATCATGCTGTGGTTTCCGGCACCCGCCAGCGCCACCGGCGAAGACGTCGCCGAGCTTCATGTCCATGGCAGCCGAGCGGTGCTCGCAGCGCTGTTCGAGCGGCTCGCGCGAATCGAAAATGTCCGCGCCGCCGAGCCCGGCGAATTCACCCGCCGCGCCTTCGAGAACGGCAAGCTCGATCTCACCGAGGCCGAAGGGCTGGACGATCTGATTCACGCCGACACCGACCGACAACGCCGCCAGGCGCTGCGTCAGTTGCAGGGACTGCTCGGTGACAGGGCGCGCGACTGGCGCGAGCGCATCATCGCAGCCCAGGCGTTGTTCGAGGCCGGCATCGATTTTTCCGACGAGGGCGACGTGCCTGCTGCGTTGATCGCGCCGGCCATGGCAAAGGTCAAAGCGCTGCTCGGTGAGATCGAAGAAGTGCTTGCGGCGCAGGGGCGGGGTGAACGGCTGCGCGACGGCCTCGTGATCGCAATCGCGGGTCCGCCGAATGTCGGCAAGTCGACGCTGATGAATCAACTGGCGCGGCGCGAGGTGGCGATCGTCTCGCCGCATGCCGGCACCACGCGCGACATCATCGAGGTGCAGCTCGACCTCGAAGGCTATCCGGTGATCGTGATCGACACCGCCGGCATCCGCGAGACCGATGACCCCGTGGAGCAGGAGGGCGTGCGGCGGGCGAGGGCACGCGCGGCGGAAGCCGACCTCGTGCTATGGCTGACCGACGCGACCCGGCGCGCGGACGCGGCGATCGCAGGACATGCGCCGGCCTGGATCGTGCGCAACAAGATCGACCTTGATCCGGAGGGGGCTCGCGAAGGCTTCGCGATTTCCGCGAGCCGAGGTGACGGGCTGTCCGAACTGATGGCGGCCCTGGTTCGCTTTGCCCACGATTTCTTCGGAGAGATTGAGAGCGGCGTGATCACCCGCCAGCGGCAGCGAGACTTGCTGCAGCAAACGGCCGACGCGCTTCGGCGCAGCCTCGGGGCGATCGACCAGGGCGAGGAGCTGGCGGCGGAGGAATTGCGGATCGCGGCCTACGCCCTGGGGAGGTTGCTCGGCCGGGTCGACGTCGAGGACATCCTGGACGTGATCTTCCGCGAGTTCTGCATTGGAAAGTAGCACTATCGCTTCGTTCAACCGATTGATGAGTGGTTAAGGGATATGGTTAACGCCGTGTTTCACGTGAAACATGGAACCGGTGTTTCACGTGAAACAGCCGCGCGGGTCACGAAATTCATCCGTTTCACGTGAAACGTCTTCCGGCCTTTGCCTCCGCGCGATAGAAGGGCGCCATGCGCGCCAGTTCGGATTCCTTTGACGTCATCGTTATCGGCGGCGGCCATGCCGGCTGTGAGGCCGCGGCGGCGGCTGCGCGCATGGGCGCCCGAACGGCGCTGGTCACCCACCGCTTTGCGACCATCGGCGCCATGTCCTGCAACCCCGCGATCGGCGGCTTGGGGAAGGGCCATCTGGTGCGGGAGGTCGACGCGCTCGACGGACTGATGGGCAGGGTCGCGGATGCCGCAGGCATCCAGTTTCGCCTGCTCAACCGACGCAAGGGTCCGGCGGTACGCGGTCCTCGGGCACAGGCCGATCGCAAGCTCTATGCCGCCGCCATGCAGGCCGCGCTCTCGGAGACCGCCAATCTCGCGATTGTCGAAGGCGAGGCGGATGACCTCATGCTTGTGGACGGGCGTGTTGCCGGCGTTCGGCTGGTCAAGGGCCGTGAACTGAGGGCGGGCGCGGTCGTCATTACCACCGGCACCTTTTTGCGGGGCCTGATCCATCTCGGCGAGAAGAACTGGCCGGCGGGACGGGTTGGCGAAGCGCCGTCGCTCGGACTTTCAAAATCCTTCGAGCGCGCCGGCTTTTCGCTCGGCCGGCTGAAGACAGGTACGCCGCCACGGCTCGACGGCACCACGATCGACTGGTCGGCGGTGGAGATGCAGCCGGGCGACGATCCGCCGGAGCCGTTTTCGGTGCTGACCGAGCGCATCACGACGCCACAGATTCAGTGCGGCATCACGCGGACCACGGAGCAAACGCACCACGTGATCCGGGCCAACGTGCATCGCTCGCCGATGTATTCCGGCCAGATCAAGAGCACCGGTCCGCGCTATTGCCCCTCGGTCGAGGACAAGATCGTCCGCTTCGGCGATCGCGACGGTCACCAGATCTTTCTGGAGCCGGAGGGGCTGGACGACACCACGGTCTATCCCAACGGGATCTCGACCTCGCTTCCGGAGGAGGTGCAGCTCGCGCTGCTGCCGACCATCCCGGGGCTGGAACGGGTAAAGATGGTCCGGCCGGGCTACGCGATCGAATACGACCACGTCGATCCGCGCGAGCTTGATCCGACCCTGCAGACCAGGCGCGTGCCGGGGCTTTTCCTGGCTGGCCAGATCAACGGCACGACCGGATACGAGGAGGCGGCGGCGCAGGGAATCGTTGCGGGTCTCAACGCGGCGCTGGCTGCGGGCGGCGGAGCGCCGATCGTGTTCGATCGCGCCGACGGCTATCTCGGAGTGATGATCGACGATCTCGTCACCCGCGGGATCACCGAGCCCTATCGGATGTTCACGTCGCGCGCCGAGTATCGGCTGACCTTGCGCGCCGACAATGCCGATCAGCGCCTGACGGAGAAGGGCATCGCGCTGGGCTGCGTCGGCACCGCCCGCAGCCGATATCACCGGACCAAGATGGCGGCCCTGGACGCGGCAAGGCAGCTGGCGAAGTCTCTCACCATCACACCGAACGAAGCCGCCAAGTTCGGGCTGGCGCTCAATCGCGATGGCCAGCGTCGCTCGGCCTTTGAACTACTGGCCTATCCCGAGGTGGGCTGGATCGACGCTGCCAGGATCTGGCCGGAGCTCGCGGCGATCGAACCGGGCATTGCCGGCCATCTCGAGATCGACGCCAAATATGATGTCTACCTCAAGCGCCAGTCTGCCGATGTCGATGCCTTCCGGCGCGACGAGGGCCTGCTTCTTTCGGACATCGACTACGCCGAGGTGCCTGGGCTCTCCAACGAGGCGCGCTCGAAGCTCCAGCAAGCGCGACCGCACACGGTGGGGCAGGCGGGCCGGATCGACGGAATCACGCCGGCTGCACTCGGCATTCTCGCCGCCTATCTCCGTCGCGAAGCCCGGCGCAAGTCAACGAAGGCGACCGCCTGAGGGCGTCGGCGTTTCACGTGAAACACACATCCTCAGGTCCAGCCGCATCCGACAAAGCTACCGCGCTGGCGCTCACCCCCGTTTCACGTGAAACAGAGGAGCGCCTCGATCGCTATGTTGCCCTGCTGCTGGAATGGCAGGCCAAGACCAACCTGGTCGCGCCCTCGACCCTGCCTCATCTCTGGACCCGGCATGTCGCCGACTCACTTCAGCTTCTCTCGCTCGCGCCGGATGCAAAGAGCTGGGTCGATCTCGGCAGCGGCGGCGGCTTTCCCGGCGTCGTGCTTGCCTGCGCCATGGCCGGGAAGCCGGGCGCGATGGTTCATCTGGTCGAGCGCAACGCCAAGAAGGCGGCCTTCCTGCGCGAAGCCGTCCGCATCACAGGCGCGCCTGCGACGGTGCACGCGGGCGACATCGCGGATATTGTGGATAGAATCAGTGGCCGGATCGATTGCGTCACCGCCCGCGCGCTGGCTCCGCTACATCAGCTTATCGGCTTTGCCGAGCCGCTGGTCGGAGAGGGCGCCAAGGCGTTGTTTCTCAAGGGTCAAGATGTAGAGGCTGAATTGACCGAGGCCACTAAATATTGGAAGATCGAACCAAAGCTTCATGCCAGCCGCAGTGGCGGACAAGGCTGGATCGTTGAGCTCGACCGGATCGAGCGACGCATTCCCTCCGCCAAGTAACAATGGCGATCGCCCATGACTGTAATTGACAAGGTTTATCAAGAGGATAGAG
This genomic interval from Bradyrhizobium sp. NP1 contains the following:
- the rsmG gene encoding 16S rRNA (guanine(527)-N(7))-methyltransferase RsmG, translated to MKHTSSGPAASDKATALALTPVSRETEERLDRYVALLLEWQAKTNLVAPSTLPHLWTRHVADSLQLLSLAPDAKSWVDLGSGGGFPGVVLACAMAGKPGAMVHLVERNAKKAAFLREAVRITGAPATVHAGDIADIVDRISGRIDCVTARALAPLHQLIGFAEPLVGEGAKALFLKGQDVEAELTEATKYWKIEPKLHASRSGGQGWIVELDRIERRIPSAK